A single region of the Brassica rapa cultivar Chiifu-401-42 chromosome A03, CAAS_Brap_v3.01, whole genome shotgun sequence genome encodes:
- the LOC103859467 gene encoding uncharacterized protein LOC103859467, translated as MTKVIDLKRSKSDDGDLSSKPRLLLADQVRLNSTGPFRSNSLDRFLRRAEKVWAVSTIEKKDVESHKPILESNQGPGEEEEKVGDLVQVGQNNYFIVDIFEKEIMELGDKVDLNFKTFNNFEVVDGGAPLDHHFYKYRCCYSSCFCFCTNINVEREWVILKRQLALWEKKEVSFCVRTYTERKELMRVAATVTNGDQSHSLFFFDIKFPKKYPYQAPSFFYHPYGLPLSNLGTKKKLRPQLRYNILDVFLHIEEIVMMNTTNKSCRQMLDMLKQPPMGFEDFVKGHFRKKGAFILKNMMDEMDLDKESDKNMFLKTYIALEDNKAYCEHLLNSDLKEELERFKEKESSLCEHSRFNDNQETSRHQNSWTKYSFL; from the coding sequence ATGACAAAAGTTATTGATCTAAAGAGGAGCAAATCTGATGATGGTGATCTATCAAGTAAACCTAGATTACTACTTGCAGACCAGGTTAGGTTAAATTCTACTGGTCCATTTAGGTCAAATTCTCTTGATCGATTTCTGAGACGTGCTGAGAAAGTTTGGGCAGTTTCTACCATAGAAAAGAAAGATGTTGAATCTCATAAGCCTATACTGGAGTCTAATCAGGGaccaggagaagaagaagaaaaagttgGTGATCTGGTGCAGGTGGGACAAAACAACTATTTCATAGTTGACATCTTCGAGAAAGAGATCATGGAGTTAGGAGACAAAGTGGATCTAAACTTCAAGACATTCAACAACTTCGAAGTTGTTGATGGAGGCGCTCCATTGGATCACCACTTCTACAAATACAGGTGTTGTTACTCCTCTTGCTTCTGCTTTTGCACAAACATTAATGTAGAGAGAGAGTGGGTAATTCTAAAGAGACAACTAGCCTTATGGGAGAAGAAGGAAGTCAGCTTCTGTGTGAGAACTTACACTGAAAGAAAAGAGCTGATGAGAGTTGCTGCAACCGTGACAAATGGTGATCAGAGTCACAGCTTGTTCTTCTTTGACATTAAGTTCCCTAAGAAGTATCCATACCAAGCACCGAGTTTCTTCTACCATCCATATGGTCTTCCTTTGAGTAATCTTGGAACTAAAAAGAAATTGAGACCTCAACTGCGTTACAACATATTAGATGTGTTTCTCCACATTGAAGAGATTGTGATGATGAACACCACCAACAAGTCTTGTCGTCAGATGTTGGATATGCTGAAACAGCCGCCCATGGGGTTTGAGGATTTTGTGAAGGGGCATTTCAGGAAGAAGGGTGCTTTCATTCTGAAGAACATGATGGATGAGATGGATTTGGACAAGGAGAGTGATAAGAACATGTTCTTGAAGACTTACATTGCCTTGGAAGACAACAAAGCTTACTGTGAGCATCTTCTCAACAGTGATCTTAAAGAAGAGCTGGAGAGGTTCAAGGAGAAAGAGTCGTCACTATGCGAGCATAGCAGGTTCAATGACAATCAAGAGACATCCAGACACCAAAACTCTTGGACCAAGTATTCATTTCTATAG